One window from the genome of Rhodopseudomonas sp. P2A-2r encodes:
- a CDS encoding prolyl oligopeptidase family serine peptidase gives MTVQNNPSDGSNDPLLWLEDIEGPRAVAWVEAQNAATDAALCDDAYRADCDAALAILNADGRIPFVARSGDHLYNFWKDAQHPRGLWRRTTLESYRADAPEWDVLLDIDALNAAEGISWAFAGAARSPDKSTALISLSFNGTDAVEVREFDIATKSFVAGGFHLPKAKSRASWLDQDTLLFGSAFDAEDSTEAGYSRLVREWRRGTPLQSAEVVFTAEKQDVAAWFGVNRRPTHQRVMYWRALDFMRSHVFVEQTHGPFAGQRIQLDLPDQISISADASDLLLSPKEDWQVGEMTIPAGALAVIDFDRFLSGARDFDIVFQPSPTRALQSFVETRHGLMLEILDNVRGRIALATRTDDGWIETEVPGLPDNASISVGNFDGEDDPDLGTDVLFTITGFDRPTTLWLWDGRGAPEQLKHAPESFNSDGIEVKQCHAVAADGTKIPYFLIGKNLADPGTARPTILYGYGGFEVSLTPSYLGIIGRLWLEHGNVYALANIRGGGEFGPGWHLAALKETKHIAHDDFASVARDLVASGVTTTAKLACHGGSNGGLLVGNMLTRYPELFGAIWCSVPLLDMARYTKLLAGQSWIAEYGDPDIAEEWTYLQKFSPYHLIAPGKTYPPIFVTTNRTDDRVHPGHARKMAAALQALGYTAYFNETVAGGHSGAVDNTKQAQSQALGFAFLRKTIGAA, from the coding sequence ATGACCGTGCAAAATAACCCCTCCGACGGCAGCAACGATCCCCTGCTCTGGCTCGAGGATATCGAGGGCCCGCGCGCAGTGGCCTGGGTCGAGGCGCAGAACGCCGCCACCGATGCCGCTTTGTGCGACGACGCCTATCGCGCGGATTGCGATGCAGCGCTGGCCATCCTCAATGCCGATGGCCGGATCCCGTTCGTCGCCAGATCCGGCGACCACCTGTACAATTTCTGGAAGGACGCGCAGCATCCGCGCGGGCTGTGGCGCCGGACCACGCTGGAAAGCTATCGCGCCGACGCGCCTGAATGGGATGTGCTGCTCGACATCGACGCGCTGAACGCGGCGGAAGGCATTTCCTGGGCCTTTGCCGGCGCAGCGCGTTCGCCGGACAAGTCGACGGCGCTGATCAGCCTGTCGTTCAACGGTACCGACGCCGTCGAGGTCCGCGAATTCGACATCGCCACGAAGAGTTTTGTCGCCGGCGGCTTTCATCTTCCGAAAGCAAAGTCGCGCGCCAGTTGGCTGGACCAAGATACGCTGCTGTTCGGCAGCGCGTTCGATGCCGAAGATTCCACTGAAGCCGGCTATTCGCGGCTGGTGCGCGAGTGGAGACGTGGCACGCCGCTGCAATCGGCCGAGGTCGTCTTCACGGCCGAGAAGCAGGACGTCGCGGCATGGTTCGGCGTCAACCGCCGCCCCACCCATCAACGTGTGATGTACTGGCGCGCGCTGGATTTCATGCGCTCGCACGTCTTCGTCGAGCAGACCCATGGCCCGTTTGCCGGCCAGCGCATCCAGCTCGATCTGCCGGACCAGATCTCGATCTCCGCCGACGCCTCCGACCTGCTGCTCAGCCCAAAGGAGGACTGGCAGGTCGGCGAGATGACGATCCCCGCCGGCGCGCTGGCCGTGATCGACTTCGATCGCTTCCTGTCGGGCGCGCGCGACTTCGACATCGTGTTTCAGCCTTCGCCGACGCGGGCGCTGCAATCCTTCGTCGAAACCCGCCACGGCCTGATGCTGGAAATCCTCGACAACGTCCGCGGCCGCATCGCGCTGGCGACGCGCACCGATGACGGCTGGATCGAAACCGAGGTGCCGGGCCTGCCGGACAACGCGTCGATCTCCGTGGGCAATTTCGACGGCGAGGACGATCCCGATCTCGGCACCGACGTGCTGTTCACCATCACCGGATTCGACCGCCCGACCACGTTGTGGCTGTGGGACGGCCGCGGCGCGCCGGAACAGCTCAAGCACGCGCCCGAGTCGTTCAATTCCGACGGCATCGAGGTCAAGCAATGCCACGCCGTCGCTGCGGACGGCACGAAGATTCCCTACTTCCTGATCGGCAAGAACCTTGCCGACCCCGGCACGGCGCGCCCGACCATTCTCTACGGCTATGGCGGCTTCGAAGTATCGCTGACGCCGTCCTATCTCGGCATCATCGGCAGACTATGGCTCGAACACGGCAACGTCTACGCGCTGGCGAATATCCGCGGCGGCGGCGAATTCGGCCCCGGCTGGCATCTCGCCGCACTGAAAGAGACAAAACACATTGCCCACGATGACTTTGCCAGCGTCGCGCGCGACCTCGTGGCGTCAGGCGTGACCACCACGGCAAAGCTCGCCTGCCACGGCGGCAGCAATGGCGGCCTGCTGGTCGGCAACATGCTGACGCGCTATCCGGAATTGTTCGGTGCGATCTGGTGCAGCGTGCCGCTGCTCGACATGGCGCGCTACACCAAGCTGCTGGCCGGACAGAGCTGGATCGCCGAATACGGCGATCCGGACATCGCCGAGGAATGGACCTATCTGCAGAAATTCTCGCCCTATCATCTGATCGCGCCGGGCAAGACCTATCCGCCGATCTTCGTCACCACCAATCGCACCGACGACCGCGTCCATCCCGGCCACGCCCGCAAGATGGCCGCGGCGCTGCAGGCACTCGGATACACCGCCTATTTCAACGAGACCGTCGCCGGCGGCCACTCCGGCGCGGTGGACAACACCAAGCAGGCGCAGAGCCAGGCGCTGGGCTTTGCGTTCTTGCGAAAGACCATCGGTGCGGCATGA
- the gcvT gene encoding glycine cleavage system aminomethyltransferase GcvT has protein sequence MLVRDESTSLKQTPLHALHVARGGKMVPFAGYDMPVQYATGVLKEHLHTRTHAGLFDVSHMGQIELRAKSGKVEDAALALEKLVPQDILALPPGRQRYAQFTNEAGGILDDLMVANFGDHLFLVVNAACKTEDEAHLRAHLSDTCIITALPDRALIALQGPKAEAILAKFCPGAAAMRFMDAGPHAVNGIACFVSRSGYTGEDGYEISVPEDQAEALASALLDGEEVWPIGLGARDSLRLEGGMCLYGHDIDTATTPVEGALEWSMQKSRRTGGARAGGFAGADVILAQLDSGASRRRVGLRPEGRAPVREGAALFAEATSQDQIGKVTSGGFGPSAGTPVAMGYLPTTLAATDTLVFAELRGQRMPLRVCALPFIPASYKR, from the coding sequence ATGCTTGTGCGTGATGAATCCACTTCCTTGAAACAGACCCCGCTGCATGCGCTGCATGTGGCCCGCGGCGGCAAGATGGTGCCGTTCGCCGGCTATGATATGCCGGTGCAATACGCTACCGGCGTGCTCAAGGAACATCTCCACACCCGCACCCATGCCGGGCTGTTCGACGTCTCCCATATGGGGCAGATCGAGTTGCGGGCGAAATCCGGCAAGGTCGAGGACGCGGCCCTGGCGCTTGAAAAGCTTGTGCCGCAGGACATCCTGGCGTTGCCACCCGGCCGCCAGCGCTACGCCCAGTTCACCAACGAGGCCGGCGGCATCCTCGACGACCTGATGGTGGCAAATTTCGGCGATCACCTGTTCCTGGTCGTCAACGCCGCCTGCAAGACCGAGGACGAGGCGCATCTGCGCGCGCATCTCTCCGACACCTGCATCATCACCGCCCTACCCGACCGCGCGCTGATCGCGCTGCAGGGGCCGAAGGCCGAAGCGATACTCGCAAAGTTCTGCCCGGGAGCGGCTGCCATGCGCTTCATGGACGCAGGGCCTCACGCGGTGAATGGCATCGCCTGCTTCGTGTCACGCTCCGGCTATACCGGCGAGGACGGCTACGAGATCTCCGTGCCGGAGGACCAGGCTGAAGCGCTGGCTAGCGCCCTGCTCGACGGCGAAGAGGTCTGGCCGATCGGGCTCGGCGCCCGCGACAGCCTGCGGCTGGAAGGCGGCATGTGCCTGTACGGCCACGACATCGACACCGCAACCACGCCGGTGGAAGGCGCGCTGGAGTGGTCGATGCAGAAGAGCCGCAGGACCGGCGGCGCGCGCGCCGGCGGCTTTGCCGGCGCCGATGTCATTCTCGCGCAGCTCGACAGCGGCGCGTCGCGCCGCCGCGTCGGCCTGCGCCCCGAGGGCCGCGCCCCGGTGCGCGAGGGCGCCGCCCTGTTCGCCGAGGCCACATCCCAGGACCAGATCGGCAAGGTGACCTCCGGCGGCTTCGGCCCCAGCGCCGGCACACCGGTGGCTATGGGCTATCTGCCCACCACGCTGGCCGCGACCGACACCCTCGTCTTTGCCGAACTGCGCGGCCAGCGGATGCCGCTGCGGGTCTGCGCCCTGCCCTTCATTCCCGCCAGCTACAAGCGCTAA
- the gcvH gene encoding glycine cleavage system protein GcvH: MTTLYTEDHEWLKIDGDVATVGITDFAQSQLGDVVFVELPKIGRALKKAEAAAVVESVKAASDVYAPLTGEVLEVNTALADEPALVNSDAAGKAWFFKLKIADKSELDGLMDEAAYQTHTA, from the coding sequence ATGACCACCCTCTACACCGAAGACCACGAGTGGCTGAAAATCGACGGCGACGTCGCCACCGTCGGCATCACGGACTTCGCCCAGTCGCAGCTCGGCGATGTCGTGTTCGTGGAGTTGCCGAAGATCGGCCGCGCCCTGAAGAAGGCCGAGGCAGCCGCCGTGGTCGAGTCCGTCAAGGCGGCCTCCGACGTCTATGCGCCGCTCACCGGCGAGGTACTCGAAGTCAACACGGCGCTGGCCGACGAGCCTGCGCTGGTCAATTCCGACGCCGCCGGCAAGGCCTGGTTCTTCAAGCTGAAGATCGCGGACAAGAGCGAGCTCGACGGGCTGATGGACGAAGCCGCCTACCAGACCCATACGGCGTAG
- a CDS encoding DUF3455 domain-containing protein, whose translation MLWLGLAASSVVAQTAMPDAVAAPNETQIAKFHAEGAQVYECKADNSGKLAWAFREPIATLISDSKTVGRHYAGPTWEYSDGSAVTGKVAGSAPGNTAKDIPWLKLDAAAHRGSGILSGVTTVQRINTVGGTLTGACGTAGAFQSEPYSADYVFLRKS comes from the coding sequence ATGCTCTGGCTCGGTCTTGCAGCCAGCAGCGTCGTTGCCCAGACGGCAATGCCCGATGCTGTCGCCGCGCCAAACGAGACCCAGATCGCCAAATTCCACGCTGAAGGCGCGCAAGTCTACGAGTGCAAGGCAGATAATTCGGGCAAGCTCGCCTGGGCTTTTCGCGAGCCTATCGCCACGCTGATAAGCGATAGCAAGACTGTCGGGCGGCACTATGCCGGACCGACCTGGGAATACAGCGACGGCAGCGCCGTGACCGGCAAGGTCGCCGGCAGTGCGCCGGGAAACACCGCGAAGGACATTCCCTGGCTGAAACTGGACGCCGCCGCCCATCGTGGCAGCGGAATCCTGAGCGGCGTCACGACGGTGCAACGCATTAACACCGTAGGCGGCACGCTTACCGGCGCGTGCGGCACGGCGGGCGCGTTCCAGAGCGAGCCTTATTCGGCAGATTACGTTTTTCTACGCAAGAGCTGA
- the alaS gene encoding alanine--tRNA ligase: MSGVNEIRSAFLNYFADNGHEIVPSSPLVPRNDPTLMFTNAGMVQFKNVFTGVEKRPYHRATTSQKCVRAGGKHNDLDNVGYTARHHTFFEMLGNFSFGDYFKERAIELAWNLITKEYGLAKDRLLVTVFSEDDDAFDLWKKIGLPDSKIIRIPTSDNFWQMGDTGPCGPCSEIFFDHGDKIPGGPPGSLDEDGDRFIEVWNLVFMQFDQIAPGNRLSLPKPSIDTGMGLERIAAVLQGKHDNYDIDLFVSLIRAIADLTGADPQGPMKASLRVIADHLRASSFLIADGVLPSNEGRGYVLRRIMRRAMRHGQLLGAKEPLMWRLVWALVREMGQAYPELVRAEKTIEETLRLEETRFRKTLDRGLTILDDKSSTLKKGDMFDGETAFTLYDTYGFPLDLTQDALRNRGISVDIASFTDAMEQQKAKARASRFSSGETAAETIWFGLREKLGATEFLGYETETAEGVVSALVKDGAEVTELKAGETGAIVLNQTPFYAESGGQVGDLGMMAGEGVVFHVTDTQKRAGDLFVHIGTVERGTLKTGTALLLEVDHARRSSIRANHSGTHLLHEALRQVLGDHIAQRGSLVAPDRLRFDFVHQKPITADELRRVEDIANDIVLENDEVTTRLMGVDEARDAGARALFGEKYGDEVRVVSMGKTARESGSNALGWSVELCGGTHVRRTGDIGMISITAESAVSSGVRRIEALTGNHARHHANATMQLAKTAAGELRATVEEMPARIAALMDERKRLERDLADARKKLAMGGGAAAGTAAAGPVGVRDVAGVKLMARAVEGIEIKDLKSLVDQGKKELGSGVVALIATSEDGKASVVVGVTPDLVARFSAVDLVRKASEVLGGKGGGGKPDMAQAGGPDGAQAGAALEAIEKAMVG, translated from the coding sequence ATGAGCGGCGTCAACGAGATCAGGTCGGCATTTCTGAATTATTTTGCGGATAACGGCCACGAGATCGTGCCGTCGTCGCCGCTGGTACCGCGCAACGATCCGACGCTGATGTTCACCAATGCCGGCATGGTGCAGTTCAAGAACGTCTTTACCGGCGTCGAGAAGCGCCCCTACCACCGCGCCACCACCTCGCAGAAATGCGTCCGCGCCGGCGGCAAGCACAACGACCTCGACAATGTCGGTTATACCGCGCGCCACCACACCTTCTTCGAAATGCTCGGCAATTTCTCGTTCGGCGATTATTTCAAGGAACGCGCCATCGAGCTCGCATGGAACCTGATCACCAAAGAATACGGCTTGGCCAAGGACCGCCTGCTGGTCACGGTGTTTTCCGAGGACGACGACGCGTTCGACCTGTGGAAGAAGATCGGCCTGCCGGATTCCAAGATCATCCGGATCCCGACCTCGGACAATTTCTGGCAGATGGGCGACACCGGCCCGTGCGGCCCGTGTTCGGAAATTTTCTTCGACCACGGCGACAAGATTCCCGGCGGCCCTCCCGGTTCGCTGGACGAGGACGGCGATCGCTTCATCGAGGTCTGGAATCTCGTGTTCATGCAGTTCGACCAGATCGCGCCGGGCAACCGTCTGTCGCTGCCGAAGCCGTCGATCGACACCGGCATGGGACTTGAGCGCATTGCCGCGGTGCTGCAGGGTAAGCACGACAATTACGATATCGACCTGTTCGTCTCGCTGATCCGCGCCATTGCGGATCTCACCGGCGCCGATCCGCAGGGGCCGATGAAGGCGTCGCTGCGCGTCATCGCCGACCATCTGCGCGCGTCGTCGTTCCTGATTGCCGATGGCGTGCTGCCGTCCAATGAAGGCCGCGGCTACGTGCTGCGCCGGATCATGCGCCGCGCCATGCGCCACGGGCAACTGCTCGGCGCCAAGGAGCCGCTGATGTGGCGGCTGGTGTGGGCATTGGTGCGCGAGATGGGCCAGGCCTATCCCGAACTGGTGCGCGCGGAAAAGACCATCGAAGAAACGCTGCGCCTCGAAGAGACGCGCTTCCGCAAGACGCTGGATCGCGGCCTGACCATTCTCGACGACAAGAGCTCGACCCTGAAAAAGGGCGACATGTTCGACGGCGAGACCGCATTCACGCTGTATGACACCTATGGCTTCCCGCTCGATCTCACCCAGGACGCGCTGCGCAACCGCGGCATCTCGGTGGACATCGCGTCCTTCACCGATGCGATGGAGCAACAGAAGGCCAAGGCCCGTGCCTCGCGCTTCTCCTCCGGCGAGACGGCAGCTGAGACGATCTGGTTCGGTCTGCGCGAGAAGCTCGGCGCCACCGAGTTCCTGGGCTACGAGACCGAGACCGCCGAAGGCGTCGTCAGTGCCCTGGTCAAGGACGGCGCTGAAGTCACCGAGCTGAAGGCCGGCGAAACCGGCGCCATCGTGCTCAACCAGACCCCGTTCTATGCGGAGTCCGGCGGCCAGGTCGGCGATCTCGGCATGATGGCAGGCGAGGGCGTGGTGTTCCACGTCACCGACACGCAGAAGCGCGCCGGCGATCTGTTCGTGCATATCGGCACCGTCGAGCGCGGCACCCTCAAAACCGGCACCGCTTTGCTGCTGGAAGTCGATCACGCCCGCCGCTCGTCGATCCGTGCCAATCACTCCGGCACCCATCTGCTGCACGAGGCGCTGCGCCAAGTGCTCGGCGATCACATCGCCCAGCGCGGCTCGCTGGTGGCGCCGGACCGGCTGCGCTTCGACTTCGTGCACCAGAAGCCGATCACGGCCGATGAACTGCGCCGCGTCGAGGACATCGCCAACGATATCGTGCTGGAGAATGACGAGGTCACCACGCGGTTGATGGGCGTCGACGAGGCCCGCGATGCCGGCGCGCGTGCGCTGTTCGGAGAGAAGTACGGCGACGAGGTTCGCGTCGTGTCCATGGGCAAGACCGCGCGCGAGAGCGGCAGCAATGCGCTCGGCTGGTCGGTCGAACTGTGCGGCGGCACTCATGTGCGGCGCACCGGCGACATCGGCATGATCTCGATCACCGCCGAGAGCGCGGTGTCCTCCGGCGTGCGCCGCATCGAGGCGCTGACCGGCAACCATGCGCGGCATCATGCCAACGCCACCATGCAGCTGGCGAAGACTGCTGCCGGTGAATTGCGCGCCACCGTCGAAGAGATGCCGGCGCGCATCGCCGCGCTGATGGACGAGCGCAAGCGGTTGGAGCGCGATCTGGCTGACGCGCGCAAGAAATTGGCGATGGGCGGCGGCGCAGCGGCAGGCACGGCTGCGGCCGGTCCGGTGGGCGTGCGCGACGTCGCCGGCGTCAAGCTGATGGCACGCGCGGTCGAAGGCATCGAGATCAAGGATCTGAAGAGCCTGGTCGATCAGGGCAAGAAGGAGCTCGGCTCCGGCGTGGTGGCGCTGATCGCGACCAGCGAGGACGGCAAGGCCAGCGTCGTGGTCGGCGTGACGCCGGATCTGGTCGCGCGGTTCTCGGCGGTCGATCTGGTGCGCAAGGCCTCGGAAGTGCTCGGCGGCAAGGGCGGCGGCGGCAAGCCGGACATGGCGCAGGCCGGCGGCCCCGACGGTGCCCAGGCCGGCGCCGCGCTCGAAGCCATCGAAAAAGCAATGGTTGGATAG
- a CDS encoding cyclic nucleotide-gated ion channel has translation MKTVPGRTTPRAPDFRGRLFQLLEHDHLPHSPGMRLVRVIVAIIVIDVLAMILISVPEIDARFGHVLTLVDGAALLIYTLEYLARLWSVVADAPRRGISPTRLQLEYIFSSLGIIDLLAFVPSWIAMVFADRATMVLCGMLPFLKLVRYSPAMRSLLAALQSERRALFGCLVILTGAVLLFASLLYAIEHDVQPDKFGNIPAAMWWAIVTLGTVGYGDVVPATALGRLVSVFAIVGGLVMIALPVAIIARAFADEVHRRDFVVTWSMLARVPLFSHLGAVEIADIMRLLRAQTIEADEILVRRGEQATSMYFITAGEVEIELPTQRVRLAEGAFFGEIALLRRSNRSGTVTATRKTRLLVLDAQDFHALIARVPALAAHIEQTAEARLADTPDAQKGDIAAEEIAQAMQSNVDESNL, from the coding sequence TTGAAAACCGTTCCGGGCAGGACGACGCCACGCGCTCCGGACTTCCGCGGACGGCTTTTCCAACTGCTTGAGCACGACCACCTGCCGCATTCGCCAGGCATGCGGCTGGTGCGCGTCATCGTCGCGATCATCGTCATCGACGTGCTGGCGATGATCCTGATTTCGGTGCCGGAGATCGACGCGCGGTTCGGCCACGTCCTGACGCTGGTGGATGGCGCCGCCCTGCTGATCTACACTCTGGAGTATCTGGCGCGGTTGTGGAGTGTCGTCGCCGACGCGCCGCGGCGCGGCATCAGCCCGACGCGGCTGCAGCTGGAATACATCTTCAGCAGCCTCGGCATCATCGACCTCTTGGCTTTCGTGCCGTCATGGATCGCCATGGTCTTCGCCGACCGGGCGACCATGGTGTTGTGCGGCATGCTGCCCTTCCTCAAGCTGGTGCGCTATTCGCCGGCGATGCGCTCGCTGCTGGCGGCGCTGCAGTCCGAGCGTCGTGCGCTGTTCGGCTGCCTGGTGATCCTGACCGGCGCGGTGCTGCTGTTTGCCTCCTTGCTCTATGCCATCGAGCACGATGTGCAGCCGGACAAGTTCGGCAACATTCCCGCCGCCATGTGGTGGGCGATCGTGACCCTGGGCACTGTCGGCTACGGCGACGTGGTGCCGGCCACGGCGCTGGGCCGGCTGGTCTCGGTGTTCGCCATCGTCGGTGGGCTGGTCATGATCGCACTGCCAGTGGCGATCATCGCCCGCGCCTTTGCCGACGAGGTGCATCGCCGCGACTTCGTCGTCACCTGGAGCATGCTGGCGCGGGTGCCGCTTTTCTCGCACCTCGGTGCTGTGGAGATTGCCGACATCATGCGGCTGCTGCGCGCGCAGACCATCGAGGCGGACGAGATTCTGGTCCGTCGCGGCGAGCAGGCCACGTCGATGTATTTCATCACAGCGGGCGAGGTCGAGATCGAATTGCCGACCCAGCGCGTCCGGCTGGCGGAAGGCGCGTTCTTCGGCGAGATCGCCTTGCTCCGGCGCAGCAATCGCAGTGGCACCGTCACTGCCACCCGAAAGACGCGGCTCCTGGTGCTCGATGCGCAGGATTTTCACGCGCTGATCGCGCGGGTGCCGGCGCTGGCGGCGCATATCGAGCAGACGGCCGAGGCGCGGCTGGCCGATACACCGGACGCCCAGAAGGGCGACATTGCCGCGGAGGAAATCGCCCAGGCTATGCAGTCCAACGTGGACGAGTCGAATTTGTGA
- the ybaL gene encoding YbaL family putative K(+) efflux transporter, translating to MEHNTPLISTVVVGLVLAFILGTIAQRIRVSPLVGYLVAGVLMGPFTPGYVADQNIANELAEIGIILLMFGVGLHFSLKDLLSVKNIAIPGAIVQIGVATLLGIGLGTALGWPIGGGLVFGLALSVASTVVLLRALQERRLVDSERGRIAIGWLIVEDLAMVLTLVLLPALAGLLKGEAGNGASLADVAMPVLITLGKVVGFVVFMLVVGRRLIPMLLHYVAHTGSRELFRLAVFAISLGVAFGAAIVFDVSFALGAFFAGMILSESELSQRAANETLPLRDAFAVLFFVSVGMLVDPAIIVREPLPLLVTVLIIVGGKSLAAFGIVRMFGYPTSTALTISASLAQIGEFSFILVSLGVGLGLLPDRGRDLVLAGAIISIMLNPLLFALLDRILADRDAKADAKAAAVAGRQSSAPAAPRVPLPATTLTGHIVLVGHGRVGSVISKALQAANASMLVIEDTPGAVERLHKEGIEVITGNAAAPDMLQAANITAARGLLVAIPDAFEGGQIVAKARALSPTLPIIARAHSEEEIAHLRHHGANVVIMGEQEIAKAMLAQIGAGAAASA from the coding sequence ATGGAACATAATACACCGTTGATCTCCACCGTCGTCGTCGGTCTCGTACTGGCTTTCATCCTCGGCACCATCGCGCAGCGCATCCGCGTTTCCCCTCTGGTCGGCTATCTCGTCGCCGGCGTGCTGATGGGTCCTTTCACGCCCGGTTACGTTGCCGACCAGAACATCGCCAACGAACTGGCTGAAATCGGCATCATCCTGCTGATGTTCGGCGTCGGCCTGCATTTCTCCCTGAAAGATCTGCTGTCGGTGAAGAACATCGCGATTCCCGGCGCCATCGTGCAGATCGGAGTCGCGACCTTGCTCGGCATCGGACTCGGCACGGCGCTTGGCTGGCCGATCGGTGGCGGGTTGGTGTTCGGCCTGGCGCTCTCGGTGGCCTCGACCGTCGTCCTGCTCCGCGCGTTGCAGGAACGGCGGCTGGTGGATAGCGAGCGCGGCCGCATCGCCATCGGCTGGCTGATCGTCGAGGATCTCGCGATGGTGCTGACGCTGGTGCTGTTGCCCGCGCTGGCCGGGCTGCTGAAGGGCGAGGCCGGCAATGGCGCGAGCCTGGCAGATGTGGCCATGCCCGTGCTGATCACCCTCGGCAAGGTAGTCGGTTTCGTGGTGTTCATGCTGGTGGTGGGACGACGACTGATTCCGATGCTGCTGCACTATGTGGCGCATACCGGATCGCGGGAGTTGTTTCGCCTTGCGGTGTTCGCGATATCGCTCGGCGTGGCATTCGGTGCGGCGATCGTCTTCGACGTCTCTTTCGCGCTCGGTGCATTCTTCGCAGGCATGATCCTCAGCGAATCCGAACTCAGCCAGCGTGCCGCCAACGAGACCCTGCCGTTGCGCGATGCCTTCGCGGTGCTGTTCTTCGTGTCCGTCGGCATGCTGGTCGATCCGGCCATCATCGTGCGCGAGCCGCTGCCGCTGCTGGTCACGGTGCTGATCATCGTCGGGGGCAAGTCGCTCGCGGCCTTCGGGATCGTGCGGATGTTCGGCTATCCGACATCGACGGCGCTGACGATCTCCGCCAGCCTTGCACAGATCGGCGAGTTCTCCTTCATCCTCGTCAGCCTCGGCGTCGGTCTCGGCCTGCTGCCGGACCGTGGCCGCGATCTGGTGCTGGCCGGCGCCATCATCTCGATCATGCTGAATCCGCTGCTGTTCGCGCTGCTGGACCGCATTCTGGCCGACCGCGATGCCAAGGCTGATGCCAAGGCTGCCGCGGTGGCGGGACGGCAGAGCAGTGCGCCGGCAGCGCCGCGGGTGCCGTTGCCCGCGACGACGCTCACCGGCCATATCGTGCTGGTCGGACACGGCCGGGTTGGCAGCGTCATCAGCAAGGCGCTGCAGGCCGCCAACGCGTCGATGCTGGTGATCGAGGATACGCCGGGCGCGGTGGAGCGGTTGCACAAGGAAGGCATCGAGGTGATCACCGGCAACGCCGCCGCACCCGACATGCTGCAGGCTGCCAATATCACAGCCGCACGCGGTCTGCTGGTCGCGATCCCTGACGCTTTCGAAGGCGGCCAGATCGTCGCCAAGGCACGCGCGCTCAGTCCGACACTGCCGATCATCGCGCGTGCCCATTCCGAAGAAGAGATCGCGCATCTCAGGCATCACGGCGCCAATGTGGTGATCATGGGCGAACAGGAAATCGCCAAGGCGATGCTGGCGCAGATCGGTGCGGGCGCCGCGGCCTCCGCGTAA